One window of Alkaliphilus metalliredigens QYMF genomic DNA carries:
- a CDS encoding HAD family hydrolase, translating to MLQDIEAVIFDLDGTLIDSMWVWMKIDVEFLEKRGILLPEDLGKGIEGMSFTETAAFFKKTFNLPESVEAIKKEWIEIGQEYYKNKIQLKPGAKEFIEILKAKGIKIGLGTSCSAELVEGVLSQHNLKKYFHSIVTSCEVAKGKPHPDVFFKVAENLNVNPRKTLVFEDTVAGALAGKAAGMKVIGVYDEYSKDSLLELKGIVDIYVETLSDFIEEKSQVG from the coding sequence ATGCTACAAGATATTGAAGCGGTGATTTTTGATTTAGATGGAACTTTAATCGATTCCATGTGGGTTTGGATGAAAATTGATGTTGAATTCTTAGAAAAGAGGGGGATTTTACTGCCTGAAGATTTGGGAAAAGGAATTGAAGGCATGAGCTTCACAGAAACAGCTGCGTTTTTCAAAAAGACCTTCAATTTACCAGAATCTGTTGAAGCAATTAAAAAGGAATGGATTGAAATAGGACAGGAATATTACAAAAATAAGATTCAATTAAAGCCTGGTGCAAAGGAATTTATTGAAATTCTAAAGGCAAAGGGAATTAAAATTGGTCTGGGAACCAGCTGCTCAGCGGAACTAGTAGAAGGCGTATTGAGTCAGCATAACTTGAAAAAATACTTTCACTCCATCGTCACTTCATGTGAGGTTGCTAAAGGAAAGCCACATCCCGATGTTTTTTTTAAGGTTGCCGAAAATTTAAATGTGAACCCTAGAAAGACACTGGTATTTGAAGATACTGTTGCGGGAGCCTTGGCAGGTAAGGCTGCAGGCATGAAAGTGATAGGGGTTTATGATGAATATTCAAAGGACTCTCTTCTGGAGCTTAAGGGAATTGTTGATATCTATGTAGAGACATTATCTGATTTCATTGAAGAAAAAAGTCAAGTAGGATAG
- a CDS encoding spore coat associated protein CotJA produces the protein MYPNNPTHYLPPVGDPCYIYPIPFMPRQVMLANAYIPYQSFVDAYSLSEALMKGTLFPELFQPYVPEDKHWKGER, from the coding sequence GTGTACCCAAATAACCCAACACATTATTTACCACCGGTGGGAGATCCATGCTATATCTATCCCATCCCCTTTATGCCAAGGCAAGTCATGTTGGCAAACGCGTATATACCTTATCAGAGCTTTGTAGACGCCTATTCCCTCAGTGAAGCACTGATGAAGGGAACGCTTTTTCCGGAACTATTCCAGCCCTATGTACCAGAGGATAAACATTGGAAGGGGGAGAGGTAA
- a CDS encoding transporter substrate-binding domain-containing protein, with protein sequence MMKKLGTVFLIMMLLFMVGCAGENVEPVETDPDMDSDANVEIDVDGGTLEDINARGSLTFAMTGAYPPFNFIDTDGQLIGFDIDIANAIAEKMGVEAEPMTVLWDGIISGLTSGRFDMIIGSMAITDERLERVNFSTPYYYDGAQFFGSEELEENDLSQIEDAAVGVVTGTTFQDFLVDMENVTDILQFESDVDNMRAVQQGRSDGLITGLLVGLHGIESFDMPLKPVGEPLYIEEIGIAIRKDDTDLLDAVNDALQEIIQDGTYAEISNTWFGTNILDN encoded by the coding sequence ATGATGAAAAAACTAGGTACCGTATTTTTAATTATGATGTTACTATTTATGGTTGGGTGTGCCGGGGAGAATGTTGAGCCCGTTGAAACTGACCCTGATATGGATAGTGACGCTAACGTTGAAATTGATGTGGATGGAGGGACACTAGAGGACATTAATGCAAGGGGGTCCTTGACCTTTGCCATGACTGGTGCATATCCACCATTTAACTTTATCGATACCGATGGACAATTAATCGGTTTTGATATTGATATTGCCAATGCCATTGCAGAAAAAATGGGTGTGGAAGCAGAACCAATGACGGTTTTATGGGATGGAATTATTAGTGGATTAACCAGTGGACGTTTTGATATGATTATTGGTAGTATGGCCATTACGGATGAAAGATTAGAAAGAGTTAATTTTTCAACTCCTTATTATTATGATGGTGCACAATTTTTTGGTAGTGAAGAGCTTGAGGAAAATGATTTATCACAAATAGAGGATGCAGCTGTTGGGGTTGTAACAGGAACTACCTTCCAAGACTTTTTGGTTGATATGGAGAATGTAACTGATATTTTGCAGTTTGAGAGTGATGTAGATAATATGAGAGCTGTTCAACAGGGAAGATCTGATGGGTTGATAACAGGATTATTGGTGGGACTACATGGAATTGAATCCTTTGATATGCCATTAAAACCTGTGGGAGAGCCCTTATATATTGAAGAAATCGGAATTGCTATTAGAAAAGATGATACAGATTTGTTAGATGCAGTTAATGATGCATTACAAGAGATTATTCAAGATGGTACATATGCAGAGATTAGTAATACGTGGTTCGGAACGAATATATTAGATAACTAA
- a CDS encoding DegV family protein, with protein MIERAKGQGANLQGLVDVNETYKTNVKYFLSVNDLNHLIKSGRLTNASAFIGFFTNLISIFIESQYYIRF; from the coding sequence TTGATAGAAAGGGCTAAGGGACAGGGTGCTAATTTACAAGGGCTGGTAGACGTTAATGAAACCTATAAAACCAATGTGAAGTATTTTTTATCAGTGAACGACTTGAACCATTTGATAAAGAGTGGTAGATTAACTAATGCCAGTGCATTTATTGGATTCTTTACTAATTTGATAAGTATATTTATTGAGAGTCAATATTATATTAGGTTTTGA
- a CDS encoding spore coat protein CotJB, giving the protein MHERTHDRKALLTCIQEVEFAALELNLYLDTHRCDQKALARYNHLHQQLMALKKQYEMAHGPLLNFGFSPSRYPWQWVEGPWPWEKQY; this is encoded by the coding sequence ATGCATGAAAGAACACATGATAGGAAAGCTTTGTTAACCTGTATACAAGAAGTGGAATTTGCAGCCCTTGAGTTAAATCTTTATCTAGATACACATCGCTGTGATCAAAAGGCCTTAGCTCGGTATAATCATTTACACCAGCAATTGATGGCATTGAAGAAGCAATATGAAATGGCCCATGGACCATTGCTGAATTTTGGATTTTCACCAAGTCGCTATCCTTGGCAATGGGTAGAGGGACCATGGCCCTGGGAAAAACAATACTAA
- a CDS encoding C40 family peptidase yields MALTLIIPIIATGLSTSFVFAEEKDATIISNQGILRNLANFQGEVIETLPIGTQVMVKETTQDWYQVQLQGGNTSGWIYKDILIKNEETTNTFKKGTITANILNVRSIPSTDGSIVTKLSNGSDVTILDTKDQWYQIQLANGTKGFVHSDFVTSIPSYPKAKVLKDYSSLREKPNSNSPLVMGLNTADVIYIKGYDNGWYHVVTKDFIEGFIKSEVVTLHIDMTNPVSRSGSRTATLTGIKSVTEKYLGKPYQYGASGPNAFDCSGFTSYILSTYYKDYLRQKQINLPRSSRDQANVGTRINRNQLQTGDLVFFNNGTSRIQHVGIYIGDNQFIHSASGRNSGIIISSLSESYYDRGYHTATRL; encoded by the coding sequence ATGGCATTAACACTGATAATACCTATCATTGCAACAGGTTTATCAACTTCCTTTGTTTTTGCAGAGGAAAAAGATGCGACGATCATTTCTAACCAAGGAATTTTAAGAAATCTAGCGAATTTCCAAGGGGAAGTCATTGAAACACTGCCAATTGGAACTCAAGTAATGGTTAAGGAAACAACCCAGGATTGGTACCAGGTTCAATTACAAGGTGGCAATACCTCAGGTTGGATTTATAAAGATATTCTGATAAAAAATGAAGAGACTACGAATACTTTTAAAAAGGGAACGATTACAGCCAACATACTAAATGTGCGTTCTATCCCTTCAACTGATGGTAGTATTGTAACCAAATTATCTAATGGCTCTGATGTCACTATCCTTGATACAAAGGATCAATGGTATCAAATTCAATTAGCCAACGGAACAAAGGGTTTTGTTCATAGTGACTTTGTCACTTCTATTCCGAGCTACCCTAAGGCTAAGGTATTAAAGGATTATAGCTCTCTTAGAGAAAAACCAAACTCCAACAGTCCTCTGGTTATGGGACTTAATACAGCTGATGTTATTTATATAAAGGGATACGATAATGGATGGTACCATGTGGTAACAAAGGATTTTATAGAGGGTTTTATCAAGAGTGAAGTGGTCACACTACACATTGATATGACAAACCCCGTTAGTCGTTCAGGTTCTAGAACTGCCACACTTACCGGCATCAAATCAGTTACGGAAAAATATTTAGGGAAGCCTTATCAGTATGGAGCCAGTGGACCGAATGCTTTTGATTGCTCAGGCTTTACTTCTTATATTCTTAGCACCTATTATAAAGACTATCTTAGACAAAAACAGATCAATTTACCAAGATCCTCTAGAGATCAGGCCAATGTGGGTACTCGAATTAATCGAAATCAGCTTCAAACAGGGGATTTAGTATTCTTTAATAATGGTACAAGTCGAATTCAACATGTAGGTATCTATATTGGAGACAATCAATTTATTCATTCAGCTTCAGGGAGAAATAGTGGCATTATTATCTCTTCCCTAAGTGAGAGCTACTATGACCGCGGATACCATACAGCAACAAGATTATAA
- a CDS encoding amino acid ABC transporter ATP-binding protein, translating to MIQIKNLHKYFGDLEVLKGINMEVTEGQVVCMIGSSGSGKSTLLRCINYLERKNQGEIWVEGKQILDRAKDITETRQKVGMVFQRFNLFPHMTALENVMEGPLTVKKEDKNTAKEKALALLEKVGLSDKANQYPAMLSGGQQQRVAIARTLAMEPKVVLFDEPTSALDPELVGEVLAVMKDLAKEGMTMIIVTHEMGFAKEVADKVIFLLEGVIAEQGTPQEIFETPKHERLKAFFGQIHF from the coding sequence ATGATACAAATTAAAAATTTGCATAAATATTTTGGAGATCTTGAGGTTTTGAAAGGAATCAACATGGAAGTAACAGAAGGGCAAGTTGTTTGTATGATTGGTTCCAGTGGTTCTGGCAAGAGTACACTCCTAAGATGCATCAACTATCTAGAGAGAAAAAATCAAGGGGAAATATGGGTTGAGGGTAAACAGATCTTGGATAGAGCAAAGGATATTACCGAGACTAGACAAAAGGTAGGAATGGTATTTCAACGATTTAATTTATTTCCCCATATGACTGCTTTGGAAAATGTTATGGAAGGGCCCCTAACAGTAAAAAAAGAAGATAAGAATACAGCCAAGGAAAAAGCATTGGCATTATTAGAGAAAGTGGGTTTATCAGATAAAGCAAATCAATATCCTGCAATGCTATCTGGTGGACAGCAACAAAGAGTGGCAATTGCAAGGACATTAGCAATGGAACCAAAGGTTGTTTTGTTTGATGAACCAACTTCTGCCCTGGACCCGGAGCTGGTTGGGGAAGTTTTGGCGGTTATGAAGGATTTAGCCAAAGAGGGAATGACCATGATTATTGTAACCCACGAAATGGGATTTGCAAAAGAAGTGGCAGATAAGGTAATTTTTTTGCTTGAAGGAGTCATTGCAGAACAGGGGACACCTCAAGAAATTTTTGAAACCCCAAAGCATGAAAGGTTAAAGGCATTTTTTGGTCAAATTCATTTTTAA
- a CDS encoding PrsW family intramembrane metalloprotease: MILRLFIIAITPTIAIGMAFYFADRYDREPLGLLLKVFALGALSVLPVIVIQRLLLSINILPGILSTVYIAFMVAGFTEEYFKRLAILFGAYHSRHFNEKLDGIIYAVFSALGFATVENIMYVVFRYTGNYYVGIMRGILSVPAHMLFGVTMGYYLSLAKYTEDKELRSKYFTKSLIVPIVFHGLFNFILMAQIPILMLLFLPYVIYLWRVNIIRLNRYTKESRDHFNRINEKEE, encoded by the coding sequence ATGATATTGAGATTGTTCATTATTGCAATCACGCCAACGATAGCCATCGGAATGGCCTTTTATTTTGCTGATCGATATGATCGAGAGCCCTTAGGATTATTGTTGAAGGTTTTTGCTTTAGGTGCATTAAGCGTACTGCCAGTTATTGTGATTCAAAGGTTATTGCTCTCAATTAATATACTTCCGGGAATATTATCAACCGTCTATATTGCTTTTATGGTGGCAGGGTTTACAGAAGAATATTTCAAACGGTTGGCTATTCTTTTTGGGGCGTATCATAGTAGACATTTTAATGAAAAACTAGATGGCATTATTTATGCTGTTTTTTCTGCACTAGGATTTGCCACTGTAGAAAATATCATGTATGTGGTATTTAGATATACAGGCAATTACTATGTGGGAATTATGAGAGGCATTTTATCTGTTCCAGCTCATATGTTATTTGGGGTCACCATGGGGTATTATCTATCTCTAGCAAAATATACAGAGGATAAAGAACTCAGGTCTAAGTATTTTACGAAATCACTGATTGTGCCAATCGTATTTCATGGATTATTCAACTTTATATTAATGGCACAAATCCCCATACTGATGCTGCTATTCCTTCCTTATGTGATTTATCTATGGCGTGTGAATATAATTCGTCTGAATCGCTATACGAAGGAGAGCCGTGATCACTTTAATCGAATTAATGAAAAAGAGGAATGA
- a CDS encoding MltG/YceG/YrrL family protein: MEKLKDLIYDYSDILLGMVIVVGMFIVISFSLGAWFDDNNLVVIAASDSQAETTPPINNFPEIHDDEIEESAELDSEISGETEESAELDSEISGETEEVTAEAEVPVVESTEPVVVVEAPITPEVMKITIPNGTPGVRIAGILVDNGLIEDGQVFVQLAEELNLALKLKSGTFDIPVNSSIEEMIRIISGTN; encoded by the coding sequence ATGGAAAAGTTAAAAGACTTAATCTATGACTATTCAGATATTTTACTAGGGATGGTCATTGTAGTTGGTATGTTTATTGTTATCTCCTTCAGCCTTGGGGCTTGGTTTGATGACAATAATCTTGTGGTTATTGCAGCAAGTGATTCCCAAGCGGAAACGACACCACCTATCAACAATTTCCCTGAAATTCATGATGATGAAATAGAAGAATCTGCTGAATTGGATTCCGAAATATCTGGTGAAACAGAAGAATCCGCTGAATTGGATTCCGAAATATCTGGTGAAACAGAAGAAGTGACTGCAGAAGCAGAAGTACCTGTGGTGGAATCTACTGAACCAGTCGTTGTCGTTGAAGCGCCCATCACCCCTGAAGTCATGAAGATAACGATTCCAAATGGAACTCCTGGAGTCAGGATTGCTGGTATTCTAGTTGACAATGGTTTAATTGAAGATGGACAAGTCTTTGTTCAATTAGCTGAAGAGTTGAACTTAGCCTTAAAATTGAAGTCTGGTACCTTTGACATTCCCGTCAATTCCTCAATTGAAGAAATGATTCGTATTATCTCAGGGACAAATTAG
- a CDS encoding amino acid ABC transporter permease, giving the protein MFNEIINEIMNFVQVVITFAPKFLPGVKLTLQLSFFSILLGTVFGLLATMLKMTKIKPLMKAIDIYISVVRGTPLLLQLIFIFQALPEIGIKLSPFISAVIGLAFHNGAYISEIFRGAIESIDYGQKEAASALGMTKWQAMKRVTLPQAFKRSVPSLGNQFIIAIKDSSLASVITITETLMLTRQYTAATFNPWPMYFIAGSYYMIITTVLSKGLLKIEARLKVYER; this is encoded by the coding sequence ATGTTCAATGAAATAATAAATGAGATAATGAATTTTGTGCAAGTCGTCATCACATTTGCACCAAAATTTTTACCCGGTGTGAAACTTACTTTACAGCTATCATTCTTTTCAATTTTACTAGGGACCGTATTTGGTTTATTGGCTACCATGTTGAAAATGACAAAAATTAAGCCGTTGATGAAGGCCATTGATATATATATTAGTGTGGTTAGAGGAACACCATTGCTCTTACAGCTTATATTTATTTTTCAAGCTTTACCTGAAATAGGTATCAAACTATCCCCTTTTATATCAGCTGTCATTGGATTAGCCTTTCATAATGGTGCTTACATTAGTGAGATATTTAGAGGAGCCATTGAGTCCATTGATTACGGTCAAAAAGAAGCAGCTTCAGCCCTAGGGATGACAAAATGGCAAGCTATGAAAAGGGTCACATTGCCTCAAGCATTTAAACGCTCTGTGCCCTCTTTGGGAAACCAGTTCATTATTGCCATTAAGGATTCATCTTTAGCCAGTGTCATCACAATAACAGAAACACTAATGCTAACAAGACAATATACAGCAGCAACATTTAATCCATGGCCCATGTATTTTATTGCAGGGAGTTATTATATGATTATTACAACCGTGTTGTCTAAGGGATTATTGAAAATAGAAGCACGACTTAAAGTATATGAGAGGTGA
- the mnmA gene encoding tRNA 2-thiouridine(34) synthase MnmA yields the protein MKKDPKDTKVVIGMSGGVDSSVAALKLKEQGYDVIGIFMKNWDEPDEYGYCTAAEDYEDVRRVCEQIGIPYYTVNFEKEYWEKVFQYFLDEYKKGRTPNPDVMCNKEIKFKAFLEHALKLGADYLATGHYAQVDYKDGEYRLLRGVDSNKDQTYFLNTLGQYQLSKAMFPIGHIDKKKVREMALAHDLVTAKKKDSTGICFIGERNFKEFLSQYLPAQPGEMRDLSGNVKGKHDGLMYHTLGQRKGLGIGGSGSGEPWFVVSKDLKNNILYVVQGEDHPSLYTYGLLATDLHWVSEKEIPQTFTCTAKFRYRQPDQNVTVQLTGGDTCKVLFDGPQKAVTPGQAVVFYNGEACLGGGIIDETIKTVQEL from the coding sequence ATGAAAAAGGACCCAAAGGATACAAAGGTCGTCATTGGTATGTCCGGTGGTGTGGATTCTTCTGTAGCTGCTTTGAAATTAAAGGAACAAGGCTATGATGTGATCGGAATTTTCATGAAAAACTGGGATGAGCCCGATGAATATGGCTATTGTACCGCAGCGGAAGATTATGAAGATGTGAGACGGGTATGTGAGCAAATTGGTATTCCTTATTATACCGTAAACTTTGAAAAAGAATATTGGGAAAAAGTATTTCAATATTTCTTAGATGAATATAAAAAGGGTAGAACGCCAAATCCCGATGTCATGTGCAATAAAGAAATAAAGTTTAAGGCGTTTTTAGAGCATGCCCTTAAGCTAGGGGCAGATTATCTGGCCACAGGTCATTATGCCCAGGTAGATTATAAAGATGGAGAGTATCGTCTGCTACGAGGTGTAGATAGTAACAAGGATCAAACATACTTTTTAAATACATTAGGACAATATCAATTATCTAAAGCGATGTTTCCAATTGGACATATTGATAAGAAAAAAGTGAGAGAAATGGCTTTAGCCCATGATCTCGTGACAGCAAAGAAGAAGGATAGTACAGGAATTTGTTTTATAGGAGAGCGAAATTTTAAGGAGTTTTTGAGTCAGTACTTACCTGCTCAACCAGGAGAGATGCGAGATTTATCGGGAAATGTAAAAGGCAAGCACGATGGATTGATGTATCATACACTAGGACAAAGAAAAGGTCTAGGAATCGGTGGTTCTGGAAGTGGAGAGCCTTGGTTTGTTGTAAGCAAGGATCTAAAGAATAACATTTTATATGTTGTTCAAGGAGAAGATCATCCAAGCTTATATACATATGGTCTATTGGCAACGGATCTTCATTGGGTCAGTGAAAAGGAGATACCACAAACATTTACATGCACAGCTAAGTTTAGATATCGTCAGCCAGATCAAAATGTGACAGTACAGTTAACAGGGGGCGATACCTGTAAGGTACTATTTGATGGACCACAAAAAGCAGTGACACCTGGACAAGCAGTTGTTTTCTACAATGGAGAAGCCTGCCTAGGAGGCGGAATTATTGATGAAACCATTAAAACAGTTCAGGAACTTTAA
- a CDS encoding manganese catalase family protein, with amino-acid sequence MWIYEKKLQYPVHVGQKDLRMARYLLTQYGGPDGELSAAIRYLNQRYTMPTNESKALLTDIGTEELAHVEMINTMIYQLMKDATIAEIEEAGLGSFYAIRDGAQFPSDSNGVPWTAAYIQAHADPIADLHEDMAAEQKARTVYENLLDLTDDPGLKDPLRFLREREVVHFQRFGEALRIVQEYKETKKIY; translated from the coding sequence ATGTGGATTTATGAAAAAAAATTGCAATATCCCGTACATGTAGGCCAAAAAGATTTGCGTATGGCTAGATACCTACTCACCCAGTACGGCGGACCCGATGGGGAATTATCGGCTGCCATACGTTATTTAAATCAAAGATATACCATGCCCACCAATGAATCCAAGGCATTGCTGACAGATATAGGCACCGAAGAACTAGCTCATGTTGAAATGATCAATACCATGATTTATCAATTGATGAAGGATGCAACCATAGCTGAAATAGAGGAAGCTGGACTTGGATCATTTTATGCCATTCGAGACGGGGCCCAATTTCCTTCGGACTCTAATGGAGTACCATGGACAGCTGCATATATTCAAGCCCATGCTGACCCCATAGCTGACTTACATGAAGATATGGCAGCAGAGCAAAAAGCAAGAACGGTATATGAAAATTTATTGGATCTAACTGATGATCCTGGGCTGAAGGACCCATTGAGATTTTTAAGGGAGAGAGAGGTAGTGCACTTCCAACGCTTTGGAGAAGCACTACGTATCGTACAAGAATACAAAGAAACCAAGAAAATATATTAG
- a CDS encoding peptidylprolyl isomerase — translation MKNPIMTITMESGKEIKAELYPEIAPNTVNNFISLIKKGFYNGVIFHRVIPGFMIQGGDPEGLGIGGPGYSIKGEFSGNGFKNDLVHTKGVLSMARSMNPNSAGSQFFIMADNASHLDGQYAGFGKVTEGIEEVDKIVSVKRDPRDKPLEDQVMKEVTVETFDTEYPEPEKL, via the coding sequence ATGAAAAATCCAATTATGACAATTACAATGGAAAGTGGCAAGGAGATTAAAGCAGAGCTTTACCCTGAAATTGCACCTAATACTGTCAATAACTTTATCTCTTTAATCAAAAAAGGATTTTACAATGGCGTAATTTTCCATCGTGTAATTCCAGGATTTATGATTCAGGGAGGAGATCCGGAAGGACTAGGCATTGGCGGACCAGGATATTCCATCAAAGGTGAATTTAGTGGAAATGGCTTTAAAAATGATCTGGTTCATACGAAAGGAGTCCTTTCTATGGCTCGTTCAATGAATCCCAACTCTGCAGGCTCGCAATTTTTTATTATGGCAGATAATGCTTCACACTTAGATGGACAGTATGCAGGATTTGGTAAGGTCACCGAAGGAATAGAAGAAGTTGATAAAATTGTTTCCGTAAAGCGTGATCCAAGAGATAAACCCCTTGAAGATCAGGTGATGAAGGAAGTCACAGTAGAAACCTTCGATACCGAGTACCCAGAGCCAGAAAAATTGTAA
- a CDS encoding NAD(P)H-dependent oxidoreductase produces the protein MMKTLVIFAHPNSDSFNGAIRYVVENQLKENGVEYIVKDLYAMNFNGILTVNDLMQMRKGTVADDIALEQNDVRWAENLIFIFPIWWIAPPAIVKGWIDRVLSHGFAYEHQEDGTIKGLLGDKRALIITTSGANQEKMQNEGTLEAIETMLIKGIFNFSGISDVTYENLFQVTSTTDEKRQEMLQQVASLVSRL, from the coding sequence ATGATGAAAACGCTGGTCATATTTGCACATCCTAATTCAGATAGCTTCAATGGGGCAATACGATATGTTGTAGAAAATCAATTGAAGGAAAATGGAGTCGAATATATCGTGAAGGATTTATACGCAATGAATTTTAATGGAATTTTGACTGTTAATGATTTAATGCAAATGAGAAAAGGAACTGTGGCAGATGATATTGCATTAGAGCAGAACGATGTGAGATGGGCAGAAAACCTAATATTCATTTTCCCCATATGGTGGATTGCACCTCCTGCTATCGTAAAGGGATGGATTGACCGAGTGTTGAGCCATGGATTTGCCTATGAACATCAGGAAGATGGAACCATAAAAGGACTGCTAGGAGACAAACGGGCTCTCATTATTACGACCTCAGGGGCTAACCAGGAGAAGATGCAAAATGAAGGAACTTTAGAAGCAATTGAAACGATGCTTATCAAGGGAATTTTTAATTTTTCTGGTATCAGCGATGTCACATATGAAAATCTTTTTCAAGTTACCAGCACCACTGATGAGAAGAGACAAGAAATGCTTCAACAGGTAGCCAGCTTAGTGAGTCGCCTTTAA
- the ablB gene encoding putative beta-lysine N-acetyltransferase, which yields MLKQIVEREEKNEDIILDVTNKRVILYQYDSDWLEEELDALKKAALKQNIDKITVYGQEEDISLLRGLPLKKEGEIEGFFDGETAFIYSIFLNQSRTVQPLKEEQRHIIESAQEKNTIPKTLDLPEGFELRRAKESDVIEMANVFGKVFKSYPTPMNEPKYVKKVMKEDTLFSLVTHEDRIVSIASADINPKYNNAEITDCATLPEYRGKGLLTRIMFHLEDRLRVKEVPNLFSLTRAQSYGMNHAVAKHGYGFQGTLIQNCDISGSFEDMNIWVKILKT from the coding sequence ATGTTAAAGCAAATAGTCGAACGAGAAGAAAAAAATGAAGATATTATATTAGATGTAACAAATAAGAGGGTTATTTTATATCAATATGATAGTGACTGGTTAGAAGAGGAACTAGATGCACTTAAAAAAGCAGCCTTAAAACAGAATATTGATAAAATTACTGTCTATGGTCAGGAAGAGGATATCTCTTTACTAAGAGGACTTCCTTTGAAGAAAGAGGGAGAAATCGAAGGTTTTTTTGATGGTGAGACAGCCTTTATCTACTCTATATTTTTAAATCAATCAAGAACAGTCCAGCCACTGAAAGAAGAACAGCGGCATATTATTGAAAGTGCCCAAGAGAAGAATACAATTCCAAAAACATTAGATTTGCCGGAAGGTTTTGAACTCAGAAGGGCGAAGGAAAGTGATGTTATTGAAATGGCTAATGTCTTTGGAAAGGTATTTAAAAGCTATCCAACACCGATGAATGAACCCAAATACGTTAAAAAAGTAATGAAAGAAGACACATTATTTTCTTTGGTCACCCATGAGGATAGAATTGTGAGCATTGCTTCAGCAGACATCAATCCGAAGTATAACAATGCGGAAATTACTGATTGTGCCACATTGCCTGAGTACCGAGGAAAGGGTTTGCTCACAAGAATTATGTTTCACTTAGAGGATCGACTTAGAGTAAAAGAAGTACCTAATTTATTTTCTTTAACGAGAGCACAATCCTACGGGATGAATCATGCAGTAGCAAAACATGGTTACGGGTTTCAAGGGACTTTAATTCAAAATTGTGACATTTCAGGAAGTTTTGAAGACATGAATATATGGGTAAAAATCTTAAAAACATAG